The proteins below come from a single Aegilops tauschii subsp. strangulata cultivar AL8/78 chromosome 6, Aet v6.0, whole genome shotgun sequence genomic window:
- the LOC109752336 gene encoding uncharacterized protein, translating to MASSSILPQGCRFSPSDADLISFYLRPMIASEPLPEPAARFLHSADAYAADPAALVSGLLPAILLAPKTGEERRCWYFFGSAKALSGHDKRRSRAVAGGEGTWHAEKGRAAVLDGEGRGRVVGYKQSFRYKPVHADGSVEAVWLMVEFRMAHDQGDDEKGESVPVLCKVYQSPRKPRSASVPTSPAYKRERKRKARDDSAPVKTVKRRLLVPPAAPVPPPAVEEPQPDLNNCWDGVSVDQLLGDLMSGLTPDQVLGDFVMPLPESDVNCSFSMANQNSDQVLLGDFLMPVVPESQVNYSFSMSDHAGSMASNYDTVLHGGSVTPLFDNSDQFDLSMPIIEPLPTDLQSQTAMLNYFSLLPCAPYAGICDSWTGGDTTDDEATSVSWYDSAPSSPAIPTEWMMQSPFATPYLF from the coding sequence ATGGCCTCCTCCTCCATCCTTCCCCAGGGCTGCAGGTTCAGCCCTTCCGACGCCGACCTCATCTCCTTCTACCTCCGCCCCATGATCGCTTCCGAGCCCCTCCCTGAGCCCGCCGCCAGGTTCCTGCACTCCGCCGACGCGTACGCCGCCGACCCGGCCGCCCTCGTCTCGGGCCTCCTGCCCGCGATCCTGCTGGCGCCCAAGACCGGGGAGGAGAGGCGGTGCTGGTACTTCTTCGGCTCCGCCAAGGCCCTGTCCGGGCACGACAAGCGCAGGTCCCGCgccgtcgccggcggcgagggcaCGTGGCACGCCGAGAAGGGGAGGGCGGCCGTCCTCGACGGCGAGGGCCGCGGCCGAGTCGTCGGGTACAAGCAAAGTTTCAGGTACAAGCCCGTCCATGCCGACGGATCCGTGGAGGCCGTGTGGCTCATGGTGGAGTTCCGTATGGCTCATGATCAGGGAGATGATGAGAAAGGCGAATCAGTTCCAGTTCTTTGCAAGGTCTACCAGAGCCCGCGCAAGCCCCGATCTGCGTCCGTCCCCACGTCGCCGGCATACaagagggagaggaagaggaaggccAGAGACGACTCAGCTCCGGTGAAGACTGTGAAGCGGCGGCTTCTTGTTCCTCCTGCTGCACCAGTTCCGCCGCCGGCCGTCGAGGAGCCACAGCCAGACTTGAACAACTGCTGGGATGGCGTCTCAGTGGACCAGCTTCTTGGTGATCTCATGTCCGGCCTCACGCCTGATCAAGTCCTGGGTGACTTCGTGATGCCTCTCCCTGAATCAGATGTCAATTGCAGCTTCTCCATGGCCAATCAGAATTCTGATCAAGTCCTCCTGGGTGACTTCTTGATGCCTGTCGTCCCTGAATCACAGGTCAATTACAGCTTCTCCATGTCCGACCATGCTGGTTCCATGGCGAGCAACTACGACACCGTCCTCCATGGTGGTTCAGTCACACCCCTTTTTGATAATTCTGATCAATTCGACTTGTCGATGCCCATCATCGAACCACTGCCCACTGACTTGCAGAGCCAGACAGCAATGCTAAATTATTTCAGCTTACTGCCTTGTGCCCCGTATGCTGGAATTTGTGATTCTTGGACAGGAGGTGACACCACGGACGATGAAGCAACCTCAGTCAGCTGGTACGACTCCGCTCCAAGCTCACCGGCAATCCCAACCGAGTGGATGATGCAATCACCATTTGCCACCCCATATCTATTCTGA